The following nucleotide sequence is from Trifolium pratense cultivar HEN17-A07 linkage group LG2, ARS_RC_1.1, whole genome shotgun sequence.
GGTGTGATCATCTGTCACAATATCTGCAAAGATTTCTTGCACTGCACATATTTTCTATCTTGGCTGTAAATCAATAGTCCTTCGAAAATTTCAACAACTCCGCCTGCagttaaaattttgaatatgtTACCAATGGTACTCTCGGAAAAAAACAAGCCTAGTTGGGTACTAATAGTGTTGATACTCtctttcaaaaaacaaaaaaaaaatagtgttgatACTCTACTTGATATCTAAAAGGATGACGAAGATTGTAGACTGAACAAATGATCAAGTTCCTTGTCTAAATCATTacacaaatatattaaaaaaaaaaaaaatgcttatagTACCTCGAAGCCACTCTTCAAATGATCAAGTTCCTTGTCTAGATCATTGATAGACTGGTTATATGCTTGCATTGGTGAAGATTGACTAGTAGTGTGTATCTGCAATAGTAACAATCATAACAGTTTATGGTGAGGAACTCCGAATTCGCAATCACATATAGAGAAAGAAATAAACATGTAACTCCAGTTAGTGGCAGAAAAGAAAGtgaaaacaaaagataaaaaaggCCGGTTCGACAAAAACAATTCTGTCCATTCAGTTTCCTACCCATAATGTATCTGTAACCGGAAGTGAAATTCACGTCAAGCCAGTTTCAActcagaaaaataaaatcaattagtGTAATACAAGTGAATCACTATTTTAGTCCTCACAATAGTAACTTATAAGGGTGGAACAATTTGATTATCCAAATTTACGAACAACGAATCAGTCCCCAAAATTTAATATCGCTAATCCATTTAGACGTTATGTCAATCAATTCTAATGAAAAACAGAGACCAACATAAGCCCTTTACAAAAAAGCATCCCCTAAACAACATGTAAGCTAACAAATTTATGAAAACATGTTAATCATAAGCATGTCCTAACTCCTAAATTGATTGACTGCCTTTAATTTAATAGATCAATCTATCATTTCATAAACTTGGGAGACTAAATTGTCATTGTCATACCCCTACaattttgagaaatttttttgaaatctcAAATATACATCAAGATATAGACTTACCTTAGCCCTCACAAACAGACTCTTGGTATCAGTTTGGATTAATTTACTTGAACAGTTGAACTTATCTACTTGTACAAGCATTAGTGAGATTGTTCGAGAAAGCTTATGAAAACtgcttatgacatgttcataggctgttttcataatttcttatgaaaaatagcttatgcaaataaataaacttttatattaattcataagttctcatcggcgaaaattgtatcttcataagttgttttgcataagctaaaaaacaGCCAATCTAAACGGGACCTACAGCTGAtatgaaaatttatttcaactttcgttatagaaatagcttatatgcATAAGCAATTATGTTATAATAAACATTTGATTAAATTGTTTCTCCAAACATGGCCTTATTCAAATAACTAATTAACTAGCTAATAACTAACCCTAGCAATAATTAGTACTGAAGAGGATGAGGAAGCTTGTAGCCAGCAAATAACACATTAGGGTCTTTGTGTAGCTGCCTGaaaaataaacaacaaataaaaacattaaGGTGATTCCGACATACCCactgtgataccaaacatatcCTAAGGTTGATTTCATTGATTAACAGAAAATGGAAATGTGCAAAAAGAgaaattagaattagaatacATACATTCTGAGAATGTTACCGATAGTGTGATCCTCTCTTTCAATGGTGAAAGATGCTGCATTTATGATCTTTGTATCCCTCTCATAAGATACCCTTTTCGATCAAAATATTTGTAGAAACcacaaattcaaaattaattagaaaatttaatcaataaagagaaaaggaaaatgatGAATGAatagaaggaagaagaagaagagagactTTTTTGTTCCTTGAGGAACAACGAAACGCTCGTAACGATCAGGGGCATTCATGGAATTTGTCTGTTCTTCTTCTCTgcttttttggtttgtttgcgGTAATAATGGAAACTGCAAATTCAAAAGAAAgctatatatatagaatttaatttatatgcaccgtcggtgtaaagatattttgcacatgcgtccaataatatacagacacatcatgtatggtcattaaaaacacatgatgtgtcacattcattaaatgatgtggcaacgcgtcattggatgtatgtgtaaaaaaaaattacaccgacggtgcacagcaattaaactcatatatatactccctccggtcctgcTTATAAGAAGAGATTCacttttttagatacattgaaagttCAGTGTATCTAGTCTATgttattgtctagatacatcaaattttgaatgtatctaaaaaatgaatattttcttgtaattaggactagagggagtatatacTAAGACAAGAGGTGGTTTACTGACTGATGTGTTCTCTTAAGgcccccatgaatcttttataacCCCCTTaaatccaattttgcccttgcagaaaaattcggttcgcagaaaccggattttttctagtacaaatttagagtaaatttcggtttttagaaaccgaatttttttttcaaggcaaaaccgaattttttttgcaaggacaaaattagaaattcaagggggtaaaagaaacacggggggccCGAAGAGAATTCATCTTACTGACTCTTACGTGGGCCTAGATTGATACATTTGAGGCCCATTTGAATTATGTTGGGATAAATCATAACGCAAAATAGCATACTCGATACTTTTTGAAAGATATGTTTCGTTCACCTATAGGATAGGATAGTAACTTTTGAACAaatataatacatttttttctaaaaataaaggaagcggttatggtgcataagctaattccttatgcaccatgcataaataacgCACAAAACCATTCTACAACAAAAATAGTTTTGGATTACAACCTTCTGAAATCATTCCACACATTTAATTTGAAatcattccacagcaaaaatggttttgacatgattttagtttaaaactaactacgaAACAATCTAATGACGTTCAGGGGTTGTTGTGGTTGATTTGGGGGTGGGAAATGGTGCGTTTGGAGATTTGTTAGATTCAATTAAATGGTGGAGATTTGTTTATGCACAATGCATAAGTTTATTCCTTAAGCATAATAACTCTTCCCCATTTTCTTTTATACCAAatgaatataaaattatttttttgtttacaatgatcTGGGGATCGAACGCAAGACCtatataacatactacccaaatccctcaccactagaccaatttgagggggggggggggggggggggctgTGAGCATATTAGAGGGCCTAAATAgcgaaaaaaaatttaaaatttgtaagCTAATTTTGCCACCCTAAGAAAAGGTGGAAATAGGCATGGCAACAAAACTCATATCTGTGGGTATCCGcccaaaccatacccgcttTTACGGgaaaaacccgagttgactagttttgggttcgggtttgagttttttccgatttcaaaagatgagtATAGGGCTGGTAATGAggacattgatacccaccccgaacccgtcccgcttatactaaaaattagattttacctattttacattagaaacccttaaacaatctcttaaattacattcatatgtttatt
It contains:
- the LOC123904063 gene encoding DNA-directed RNA polymerases II, IV and V subunit 11-like, yielding MNAPDRYERFVVPQGTKKVSYERDTKIINAASFTIEREDHTIGNILRMQLHKDPNVLFAGYKLPHPLQYIHTTSQSSPMQAYNQSINDLDKELDHLKSGFEAELLKFSKDY